From the Pectobacterium carotovorum genome, one window contains:
- a CDS encoding transporter substrate-binding domain-containing protein encodes MKRSPFITVTGLATLLNATLVTHAQAQDAGFVSRIDLKANQTPIRTEKNAEAIAQIPAHFKFVTPGKLTIAVSALSSPPLSLLADDNKTLIGSDADIARLVADGLGLELKLVPASWEDWPLGITAGKYDAAIFNIAVTKLRKEKFDFATYRIDTLGFYVKSTSKITSINKPEDVAGLKVIVGSGTNQENILLGWDRQNRASGLPPVQPVYVTDDAAANLSIQSGRVDAFFGPHSIGAYKAALTGKTRMVGKGPTVAYVAVTTQKGNGLAQPISTTINGAIHHGSYAQVLDRWGEDDEKITQSVVNPPGIGD; translated from the coding sequence GTGAAGCGTTCCCCTTTTATCACCGTAACAGGTCTGGCGACATTATTGAACGCCACGCTGGTAACCCATGCGCAGGCGCAAGATGCAGGATTCGTTAGCCGTATCGACCTGAAAGCCAATCAAACGCCTATTCGTACTGAGAAAAACGCTGAGGCCATTGCACAGATCCCGGCTCATTTCAAATTCGTGACGCCCGGAAAGCTGACGATTGCCGTCTCGGCGCTCAGTTCACCGCCGCTGTCGCTGTTGGCTGACGATAACAAAACACTTATCGGCAGCGATGCCGATATTGCGCGACTGGTTGCCGACGGTCTCGGGCTAGAGCTGAAGCTGGTGCCCGCCTCCTGGGAAGATTGGCCGCTGGGCATCACTGCGGGGAAATATGACGCCGCCATTTTTAATATCGCCGTGACCAAACTCCGCAAAGAGAAGTTCGACTTTGCCACGTATCGCATTGATACGCTGGGTTTCTACGTGAAATCGACCAGCAAGATTACGTCGATTAACAAGCCGGAGGATGTGGCCGGTCTGAAAGTGATTGTCGGCTCCGGCACCAATCAGGAAAACATTCTGCTGGGCTGGGATCGGCAAAACCGCGCCAGCGGCCTTCCTCCTGTACAGCCAGTCTACGTTACCGATGATGCCGCCGCCAACCTGAGCATTCAGTCCGGGCGCGTCGATGCGTTTTTCGGCCCGCACTCCATCGGGGCGTATAAAGCGGCGCTGACGGGCAAGACACGCATGGTAGGCAAAGGCCCGACGGTCGCTTATGTCGCGGTCACCACGCAGAAAGGTAACGGTCTGGCACAGCCCATCAGCACCACCATCAATGGTGCGATCCACCACGGCAGCTATGCGCAGGTGCTGGATCGCTGGGGTGAAGACGATGAAAAAATCACTCAGTCCGTCGTGAACCCGCCGGGTATCGGCGATTAA
- a CDS encoding ABC transporter substrate-binding protein, whose amino-acid sequence MQKDIAYSSKTHRLRPSLLTRLLTGSLLFGSLSMTTGAQAAIDLKANQQPIHAPKNAEAIAQIPADFTFVTPGKFTVAIAALGSSPPLAFLADDNKTVVGSEPDIARLVADSLGLELNIVPTSWEDWPLGVSSGKYDAAIINITVTKERKEKFDFATYRVDSLGFYVKSTSKIQSIKEAKDIAGLKIIVGSGTNQEAVLLAWDKQNRANGLPAFQPIYVTDDAAANLSLQSGRSDAYFGPNVIGAYKAELTGKVKHVGTVNGGYPNVAHIAVTTRKGSGLVQPINTALNGVIKSGEYDQVLNRWGESIERIDRSEINPPGLGD is encoded by the coding sequence ATGCAAAAAGATATCGCCTATTCATCCAAGACACACCGTTTACGCCCATCACTGCTGACAAGGCTACTGACGGGATCGCTGCTGTTCGGATCGCTGTCCATGACGACTGGCGCACAGGCGGCTATCGACCTGAAAGCCAATCAGCAGCCGATCCACGCACCGAAGAACGCGGAGGCTATAGCACAAATTCCGGCTGACTTTACCTTCGTCACGCCGGGTAAATTCACCGTGGCAATTGCCGCGCTGGGGTCGTCACCGCCGCTGGCGTTTCTGGCCGACGACAACAAAACCGTGGTGGGCAGCGAACCGGATATCGCCCGACTGGTGGCCGACAGCCTCGGGCTGGAGCTGAACATCGTTCCAACCTCATGGGAAGACTGGCCGCTCGGTGTGTCCTCCGGCAAGTACGACGCCGCCATCATCAACATTACCGTCACTAAAGAACGCAAGGAAAAGTTTGATTTCGCCACCTACCGCGTCGACTCACTCGGCTTCTATGTCAAATCCACCAGTAAGATTCAGTCCATCAAGGAAGCGAAAGACATCGCCGGGCTGAAGATTATTGTCGGCTCCGGCACCAATCAGGAAGCGGTGCTGCTGGCATGGGATAAGCAAAATCGCGCCAACGGCCTGCCCGCCTTTCAGCCGATTTATGTCACGGACGATGCGGCCGCCAATCTGAGCCTGCAATCCGGCCGCTCAGACGCTTATTTCGGCCCCAACGTGATCGGCGCGTACAAAGCAGAGCTAACCGGAAAAGTTAAGCATGTCGGTACGGTCAACGGCGGCTACCCCAACGTCGCGCATATCGCGGTCACCACGCGCAAAGGCAGCGGGCTGGTACAGCCGATTAATACCGCGCTGAACGGCGTGATTAAAAGTGGCGAATACGACCAGGTGCTGAACCGCTGGGGCGAAAGCATCGAACGTATTGACCGTTCAGAAATCAATCCGCCGGGACTGGGCGACTAA
- a CDS encoding GNAT family N-acetyltransferase gives MSDDIFIVTQPEDPIVAPIIDGLFAEYAQRYGDFFGERESDPPGIYQQPHGIFIALLRRGVPIATGAFKRYDSTTAEIKRVWTDHSLRRQGLAGKVMQELEQHARRLGYQHFFLTTGFRQPEAVNLYLSHGYTPQFDISVDPVTYSIPPYDGRLPFKKALFDVTAPQAARQTEVDLIARHLKVC, from the coding sequence ATGTCCGACGACATCTTCATTGTGACCCAGCCCGAAGACCCTATCGTGGCACCCATTATCGACGGTCTGTTTGCGGAATATGCACAGCGCTATGGCGACTTTTTTGGTGAGCGGGAAAGCGATCCACCGGGAATCTACCAGCAGCCGCACGGCATTTTTATTGCGCTGCTGCGTCGGGGCGTACCGATTGCCACCGGCGCGTTTAAACGCTACGACAGCACCACTGCCGAAATTAAGCGGGTATGGACGGATCATTCGCTGCGCCGTCAGGGGCTGGCAGGGAAAGTGATGCAGGAGTTGGAGCAGCACGCCCGTCGGTTAGGCTATCAGCACTTTTTCCTGACCACGGGTTTCCGCCAGCCAGAAGCGGTGAACCTCTATCTGAGCCACGGCTATACGCCTCAGTTCGATATCAGCGTTGATCCCGTAACCTACAGTATTCCGCCTTACGATGGACGGCTTCCGTTTAAGAAAGCGCTGTTTGACGTCACAGCGCCTCAGGCTGCCCGCCAAACGGAAGTCGATCTTATCGCTCGCCATTTGAAAGTGTGTTGA
- a CDS encoding amino acid ABC transporter permease, translating to MTQSLHTSSQQAPLSQAQDAPLRIVPARYPFRFAGALFSLFIFAGIVQSIALNPRWEWAVFAEWFFNPVILAGLGQTLLLTALGTLFSIIFGTALALARLSPSYLLSTLSWLYIWLFRSLPLILVLIILYNFSYLYDELALGIPFTSVVFLRYPTIDLLDQFSVAVLGLTLVQSAYTAEIIRGGILGVDAGQFEASAALGLPGGRRTVRIILPQALRSILPTGFNEIISLAKGTSIVYVLALPELFYTVQVIYNRTQQVIPLLMVATIWYLLITTVLSVIQYYVERYVSRGAVREMPPTPRQRLVRFLTRKRAR from the coding sequence ATGACACAATCTCTACACACCTCTTCTCAGCAAGCGCCGCTGAGCCAGGCACAGGACGCGCCGTTGCGCATCGTGCCGGCGCGCTATCCCTTTCGTTTTGCTGGCGCGCTGTTTTCGCTGTTCATTTTTGCCGGCATAGTTCAGTCAATCGCGCTGAACCCGCGCTGGGAATGGGCAGTCTTTGCCGAGTGGTTTTTCAATCCGGTCATTCTCGCTGGTCTGGGGCAAACGCTGCTATTGACTGCGCTTGGCACATTATTCAGCATTATTTTCGGTACCGCATTGGCGCTGGCCCGACTTTCGCCATCTTATCTGCTTTCCACGCTGTCGTGGCTGTATATCTGGCTGTTCCGCTCGCTGCCGCTGATTCTGGTGCTGATCATTCTGTACAATTTCTCGTATCTCTATGACGAACTGGCGCTGGGAATTCCGTTTACCTCCGTTGTCTTCCTACGCTACCCGACGATCGATTTACTGGATCAATTTTCCGTTGCCGTGCTTGGCCTGACGCTGGTGCAGTCCGCCTATACGGCAGAGATTATTCGCGGCGGGATTCTTGGCGTAGATGCTGGCCAGTTTGAAGCCTCCGCCGCACTCGGCCTGCCCGGCGGTCGCCGGACAGTACGCATCATTCTGCCGCAGGCGCTGCGTTCGATTCTGCCCACCGGTTTCAACGAAATCATCAGTCTGGCAAAAGGTACGTCGATCGTTTACGTGCTGGCGTTGCCGGAGCTGTTTTACACCGTTCAGGTCATCTACAACCGTACGCAGCAGGTTATTCCGCTGCTGATGGTCGCCACCATCTGGTATCTGCTGATCACCACGGTGCTATCCGTCATCCAATATTACGTGGAACGCTATGTGTCCCGCGGTGCCGTGCGTGAAATGCCGCCAACGCCGCGCCAGAGACTCGTCCGTTTCCTGACGCGCAAGCGCGCACGTTAA
- a CDS encoding amino acid ABC transporter ATP-binding protein — MSEAIDYFAHARTAAQPQAENARGLIEIRNVAKHFGQHKALDDINLTLAPGSVTVILGPSGSGKSTLLRTINHLERVDEGFIRIDGDYIGYRRKGNTLYELKEKEVLRQRINVGYVFQNFNLFPHLSVLENIIEAPLAHKLYSRQEAEDIAFTLLESVGLRHKAQSYPRHLSGGQQQRVAIARALALKPKVMLFDEPTSALDPELVGEVLDVIKSLARSGVTLVVVTHEIGFAREVADRVVFMVDGKIVESGDSWQVLNHPRHPRTINFLNKVL, encoded by the coding sequence ATGTCTGAAGCTATCGACTACTTTGCTCACGCGCGCACCGCCGCCCAGCCACAGGCAGAAAACGCCCGCGGGCTGATTGAGATTCGCAACGTGGCGAAACATTTTGGTCAACACAAAGCGCTGGACGATATCAATCTGACGCTGGCGCCCGGTTCCGTCACGGTGATCCTCGGCCCGTCCGGATCGGGGAAATCCACGCTGTTGCGCACCATTAATCACCTTGAACGCGTGGACGAAGGCTTTATCCGTATCGACGGCGACTACATCGGCTATCGGCGCAAAGGGAATACGCTCTATGAGTTGAAAGAAAAGGAAGTACTACGCCAGCGCATCAACGTCGGGTATGTATTCCAGAATTTCAATCTGTTCCCGCACCTTTCCGTGTTGGAAAACATCATTGAAGCCCCGTTGGCGCATAAGCTATATTCGCGCCAGGAAGCCGAAGATATCGCCTTTACTCTGCTGGAAAGCGTCGGCCTGCGCCATAAAGCCCAGTCTTATCCCCGTCACCTGTCTGGCGGCCAGCAGCAGCGCGTCGCCATCGCCCGCGCCCTGGCACTTAAGCCGAAAGTGATGCTGTTTGATGAACCGACGTCCGCGCTCGATCCCGAACTGGTTGGGGAAGTGCTGGACGTGATCAAATCACTCGCCCGCTCCGGCGTGACGCTGGTCGTCGTCACACATGAAATCGGCTTTGCACGTGAAGTGGCCGACCGAGTTGTATTTATGGTGGATGGAAAAATTGTCGAAAGCGGAGATTCCTGGCAGGTGCTGAACCACCCTCGTCACCCGCGGACGATCAACTTTTTGAATAAGGTGCTATAA
- the arsC gene encoding glutaredoxin-dependent arsenate reductase — protein sequence MSKITIYHNPDCGTSRNTLEMIRNSGTEPTIIYYLDTPPSRDELVTLIGDMGITVRALLRQNVEPYALLGLAEERFTDEQLLDFMLHYPILINRPIVVTSRGTRLCRPSERVLDILPNPQQGAFTKEDGEKVTDDTGKRVK from the coding sequence ATGAGCAAAATAACGATTTATCACAACCCAGACTGCGGCACCTCGCGTAATACACTCGAGATGATTCGTAACAGCGGCACAGAACCCACAATTATTTACTATCTTGATACGCCGCCTTCCCGTGATGAACTAGTCACACTGATTGGCGACATGGGAATAACGGTGCGTGCCTTGTTGCGCCAAAACGTAGAACCTTACGCATTATTGGGGCTGGCGGAAGAACGCTTTACTGACGAGCAACTCCTCGATTTCATGTTGCACTATCCGATCCTGATCAATCGTCCGATTGTGGTTACCTCACGAGGAACCCGGCTATGTCGTCCATCAGAACGGGTGCTGGATATTCTCCCCAATCCGCAGCAAGGCGCATTCACAAAAGAAGATGGAGAAAAAGTGACTGATGACACGGGGAAACGGGTGAAATAG